A portion of the Treponema rectale genome contains these proteins:
- the ftsZ gene encoding cell division protein FtsZ: MLEDLKVVEDDKDLFKANPTVIRIIGCGGGGSNSVKRMIQSGVTGVQFYVLNTDLQALYNSPSPNKISIGQNITGGLGAGGNPEVGKAAAEEDSEKIKEIVTGANMVILTAGMGGGTGTGSVPIVAKLAKEAGCLTVAVVTTPFAFEREVRMENALAGIKKLRENVDSLIIIPNEQVYHLDDRKPRNMKEAYLVADEVVCQGVTGITELITKETVPNLDFADVTTIMKDQGDAILGVGYGEGENRAVDAAIAAISNPLLADSKIDGATKILINIESGSDDFSITPEELRDISRTITASASKHLELIYGSLENPDIASDRLRVTVIATGFKNVLDEDDIDSPVQSKDDDSDVVGFSEFSHVLGGSSSGSSVFGNFQKQEEKPAEKEYIPASIKEIFGRSKEETEEEVAEPEVEEKTVKKTVQIPEGYKIRKNDLNTPTYLRNLTREINLVDDDED; the protein is encoded by the coding sequence ATGTTGGAAGATTTAAAGGTTGTAGAAGATGATAAGGATTTATTTAAGGCTAATCCTACTGTAATCAGAATTATCGGCTGCGGTGGCGGCGGTTCAAATTCAGTAAAGAGAATGATTCAGTCTGGGGTAACAGGGGTTCAGTTTTATGTTCTTAACACTGATCTTCAGGCTCTTTATAATTCTCCTTCTCCAAATAAGATTTCAATCGGACAGAATATTACCGGCGGTCTTGGTGCAGGGGGCAATCCTGAAGTAGGAAAGGCTGCTGCTGAAGAAGATTCCGAAAAAATAAAGGAAATCGTTACCGGTGCAAATATGGTTATTCTTACTGCCGGAATGGGTGGCGGTACAGGTACCGGTTCAGTTCCTATTGTAGCAAAACTTGCAAAAGAAGCAGGCTGTCTTACAGTAGCTGTTGTAACAACTCCTTTTGCATTTGAACGGGAAGTACGCATGGAAAATGCCCTTGCCGGAATAAAGAAGCTCAGGGAAAACGTAGACAGTCTCATTATAATTCCTAATGAGCAGGTATACCACCTTGATGACAGAAAGCCCCGCAATATGAAAGAGGCATATCTTGTTGCTGATGAAGTAGTCTGCCAGGGTGTAACTGGAATTACAGAACTGATTACAAAAGAAACAGTTCCGAATCTTGACTTTGCTGATGTTACTACAATCATGAAGGATCAGGGAGATGCAATTCTCGGTGTCGGATACGGTGAAGGTGAAAATCGTGCCGTAGATGCTGCCATTGCAGCCATTTCTAATCCGCTTCTTGCAGATTCAAAAATCGACGGTGCAACAAAAATCCTTATCAATATTGAAAGCGGAAGTGATGATTTTTCTATTACTCCTGAAGAACTCAGGGATATTTCCAGAACCATTACTGCGAGTGCTTCAAAACATCTTGAACTTATTTACGGTTCCCTTGAAAATCCGGACATTGCCAGCGACAGGCTGAGGGTTACGGTAATTGCAACAGGATTTAAGAATGTTCTTGATGAAGATGATATTGATTCACCGGTTCAGTCAAAGGATGATGATTCTGACGTGGTAGGATTTTCTGAGTTCTCTCATGTACTTGGCGGTTCTTCTTCAGGTTCATCGGTTTTCGGAAACTTTCAGAAACAGGAAGAAAAACCAGCTGAAAAAGAATACATTCCTGCATCAATAAAAGAAATCTTCGGACGTTCTAAGGAAGAAACGGAAGAAGAGGTTGCTGAGCCTGAGGTTGAAGAAAAAACTGTAAAAAAGACTGTTCAGATTCCTGAAGGTTATAAAATCAGGAAAAATGATCTTAATACTCCTACATACCTTAGAAATCTTACAAGGGAAATTAATCTTGTAGATGACGATGAGGACTGA
- the ftsA gene encoding cell division protein FtsA, with product MSHIVVGLDIGTSFIRAVIGKVDDEAVDDRKDRIEVIGFAKRPSQGVRNGNIVNLDAVASVIKETIDSAEQEAGEEVVSVFTAIGGSQTESILSTGSCGIDRKNRTGRNFLSQVDDDAMYRAREQATKQLYPLGKELIQVITRKYSVDGIKGIDNPRGMQGVRLEVETLLITASVTAIENIRQSVLRAQYYLENEMFCKVLAASCATLVKEERELGSIVIDLGGGTTDFMVWSDGGPLYSSSINIGQTVVTKDIATVKGVPFDVAEKIKIESGCCFLGMDDLNDEVVIPGVGGKAPELTDRHEICAIIEARMRELMVMVKKDVIKNSGIKCLRGSIVLTGGGAMMEGIVELTQDVWKTLSVRVGGVKPLGFTKDESYRDPDFATACGFLLGNRTARTTEQAKFRKTSSDNSSFVDKAKGFLKKFF from the coding sequence TTGAGTCATATAGTTGTTGGTCTTGATATCGGTACAAGTTTTATAAGGGCTGTTATCGGAAAAGTTGATGATGAAGCCGTTGATGATCGTAAAGACAGAATCGAAGTAATAGGTTTTGCCAAGCGTCCTTCTCAGGGAGTTCGTAACGGAAATATTGTTAATCTTGATGCCGTTGCTTCAGTCATAAAGGAAACTATAGACAGTGCTGAACAGGAAGCAGGAGAGGAGGTCGTTTCAGTATTTACTGCAATCGGCGGTTCCCAGACCGAAAGTATTCTGTCTACAGGCAGCTGCGGTATTGACCGTAAGAATCGTACCGGAAGAAACTTTCTTTCTCAGGTAGATGATGACGCAATGTACAGGGCCCGTGAGCAGGCTACAAAACAGCTTTATCCTTTGGGAAAGGAACTTATTCAGGTTATTACGAGAAAATATTCGGTAGACGGAATAAAAGGTATAGATAATCCGAGGGGAATGCAGGGAGTCAGGCTTGAAGTTGAGACCCTCCTTATAACGGCTTCTGTTACGGCTATTGAAAACATACGTCAGAGTGTTTTACGTGCACAGTACTATCTTGAAAACGAGATGTTCTGTAAAGTTCTTGCAGCTTCCTGTGCAACGCTTGTAAAGGAAGAGAGGGAACTGGGCTCCATAGTCATCGATCTTGGAGGCGGAACTACTGATTTTATGGTCTGGAGTGACGGTGGCCCATTATATTCATCTTCCATAAATATCGGTCAGACTGTCGTTACAAAGGATATCGCCACAGTAAAGGGCGTGCCTTTTGACGTTGCCGAAAAGATAAAGATAGAAAGCGGCTGCTGTTTTCTGGGAATGGATGATTTGAACGATGAAGTTGTCATACCTGGAGTAGGCGGTAAGGCTCCTGAACTGACTGACAGACATGAAATCTGTGCCATTATCGAAGCCCGTATGAGGGAACTTATGGTAATGGTAAAAAAAGATGTAATAAAGAATTCCGGCATAAAATGCCTCAGGGGAAGTATCGTTCTTACCGGTGGCGGAGCCATGATGGAAGGTATTGTTGAACTTACCCAGGATGTATGGAAGACTTTAAGTGTCCGTGTCGGAGGTGTAAAACCTCTTGGATTTACAAAGGATGAAAGTTACCGTGATCCGGATTTTGCTACGGCCTGCGGATTTCTTCTTGGAAACAGGACTGCCCGTACTACAGAACAGGCTAAGTTTAGAAAAACTTCTTCAGATAATTCCAGCTTTGTTGATAAGGCTAAAGGGTTCCTAAAAAAATTTTTTTGA